A part of Streptomyces sp. DSM 40750 genomic DNA contains:
- a CDS encoding Crp/Fnr family transcriptional regulator — MDDVLRRAPLFAALDDEQAAELRASMSEVTLARGDALFHEGDPGDRLYVVTEGKVKLHRASPDGRENMLAVLGPGELIGELSLFDPGPRTATATALTEVKLLGLGHGDLQPWLNARPEVAAALLRAVARRLRKTNDQMSDLVFSDVPGRVARALLDLSRRFGVQSEEGIHVVHDLTQEELAQLVGASRETVNKALADFAQRGWLRLEARAVILLDVERLAKRSR, encoded by the coding sequence GTGGACGACGTTCTGCGGCGCGCCCCGCTCTTCGCGGCGCTCGATGACGAGCAGGCCGCGGAGCTCCGCGCCTCCATGAGTGAGGTGACCCTCGCGCGCGGTGACGCTCTCTTCCACGAGGGCGACCCCGGTGACCGCCTCTATGTGGTCACCGAAGGCAAGGTCAAGCTGCACCGCGCGTCGCCCGACGGCCGCGAGAACATGCTGGCCGTGCTGGGTCCCGGTGAGCTGATCGGCGAGCTGTCGCTGTTCGACCCGGGTCCGCGGACGGCGACGGCCACCGCGCTGACCGAGGTCAAGCTGCTCGGCCTCGGCCACGGCGACCTTCAGCCGTGGCTGAACGCACGGCCCGAGGTGGCCGCGGCGCTGCTGCGTGCCGTCGCGCGGCGCCTGCGCAAGACCAACGACCAGATGTCCGACCTGGTGTTCTCGGACGTGCCCGGTCGGGTCGCTCGCGCGCTGCTCGACCTCTCGCGGCGGTTCGGTGTGCAGTCGGAGGAAGGCATCCATGTGGTGCACGACCTCACGCAGGAGGAGCTGGCGCAGTTGGTGGGCGCGTCCCGTGAGACCGTCAACAAGGCGCTGGCGGACTTTGCGCAGCGGGGGTGGCTGCGGTTGGAGGCTCGCGCGGTGATTCTGCTGGATGTGGAGCGGCTGGCGAAGCGGTCGCGCTGA
- a CDS encoding nucleotidyltransferase domain-containing protein, which yields MAETGRRRGLDSRGYIEREGALGRVQAVFRPVVAVARDRVLNVFGARLHSAYLYGSIPRGTARPGRSDLDLLLALREEPTEADRAEARVLDEALDKEFPQIDGAGTLLVSRAQVLSEPERYDLGWFVACLCTPLLGEDLAEDLPRYRPDSLLARETNGDLALLLPRWRERIADAVTDEARRSLVRGYSRRLVRTGFTLVMPRWNGWTSDLHEMAEVFGGYYPERAARMRAAAAAGYEPGAVEGSKDSQEGQESYSAVLRAYVDDLGPWLAEEYARVHGVKAPRPGDE from the coding sequence ATGGCCGAAACAGGGCGTCGAAGAGGGCTGGACAGTCGCGGGTACATCGAGCGGGAAGGGGCGCTCGGGCGGGTGCAGGCAGTTTTTCGGCCGGTGGTGGCGGTGGCTCGGGATCGGGTGTTGAACGTGTTCGGGGCGCGGCTGCACAGTGCGTATCTCTATGGGTCGATTCCTCGGGGGACGGCTCGTCCGGGGCGCAGTGATCTCGACCTGCTGCTGGCGTTGCGCGAGGAGCCCACGGAGGCGGACCGGGCCGAGGCCCGGGTACTGGACGAGGCTCTGGACAAGGAGTTCCCGCAGATCGACGGGGCCGGAACGCTGCTGGTCAGCCGGGCGCAGGTGCTCAGCGAGCCGGAGCGGTACGACCTGGGCTGGTTCGTGGCCTGTCTGTGCACTCCGCTGCTGGGCGAGGACCTGGCGGAGGACCTGCCCCGCTACCGGCCGGACTCCCTTCTGGCCCGTGAGACCAACGGCGACCTCGCGCTGCTCCTGCCGCGCTGGCGTGAGCGGATCGCCGACGCCGTCACCGACGAGGCCCGGCGGTCGCTCGTCCGCGGTTACTCCCGTCGGCTCGTCCGCACCGGGTTCACCCTCGTCATGCCCCGTTGGAACGGCTGGACCAGCGATCTGCACGAAATGGCGGAAGTGTTCGGCGGGTACTACCCCGAGCGCGCCGCCCGGATGCGCGCGGCGGCGGCCGCGGGGTACGAGCCGGGTGCCGTTGAGGGCAGTAAGGACAGTCAGGAGGGTCAGGAGTCGTATTCCGCCGTTCTGCGGGCGTACGTGGATGATCTCGGGCCC
- the nth gene encoding endonuclease III, producing MSDPSVAENPAQKTTAPAKKAAPTRRTPTARKTTAARGTTGAQTSTAGVAAAGAAAQGTPRAPKPAATAAKPPKPESHTALVRRARRINRELAEVYPYAHPELDFENSFQLIIATVLSAQTTDLRVNQTTPALFAKYPTPEDLAAANPEEVEEILRPCGFFRAKTKSVTGLSKALVENHNGEVPGRLEDLVKLPGVGRKTAFVVLGNAFGRPGITVDTHFQRLVRRWRWTEATDPDKIEAAVGALFPKSEWTMLSHHVIFHGRRICHARKPACGACPIAPLCPAFGEGETDPEKARKLLKYEKGGFPGQRLKPPQSYLDAGGIPAPPLGAAG from the coding sequence GTGTCCGATCCATCAGTGGCGGAGAACCCCGCCCAGAAGACCACGGCTCCGGCGAAGAAGGCCGCACCGACAAGAAGGACCCCGACGGCGAGGAAGACGACCGCGGCGCGAGGGACGACAGGCGCGCAGACATCGACGGCGGGCGTGGCGGCCGCGGGGGCAGCGGCGCAAGGGACGCCCCGGGCCCCAAAGCCCGCCGCGACCGCCGCCAAGCCCCCCAAGCCCGAGTCCCACACCGCCCTGGTCCGTCGCGCCCGCCGTATCAACCGCGAGCTCGCCGAGGTGTACCCGTACGCCCACCCGGAGCTGGACTTCGAGAACTCCTTCCAGTTGATCATCGCGACTGTCCTGTCCGCGCAGACGACCGACCTGCGGGTCAACCAGACGACACCGGCGCTGTTCGCGAAGTACCCGACCCCCGAGGACCTGGCCGCGGCCAACCCGGAGGAGGTCGAGGAGATCCTGCGGCCGTGCGGGTTCTTCCGGGCCAAGACGAAGTCGGTGACAGGGCTGTCGAAGGCCCTGGTGGAGAACCACAACGGCGAGGTCCCCGGCCGCCTCGAAGACCTCGTCAAGCTGCCCGGCGTCGGCCGCAAGACCGCCTTCGTCGTGTTGGGCAATGCCTTCGGCCGGCCCGGGATCACCGTGGACACGCACTTCCAGCGGCTCGTACGACGCTGGAGGTGGACCGAGGCGACCGACCCGGACAAGATCGAGGCGGCCGTCGGCGCGCTCTTCCCGAAGAGCGAGTGGACGATGCTGTCGCACCACGTGATCTTCCACGGCCGCCGTATCTGCCACGCCCGGAAACCGGCCTGCGGCGCCTGCCCCATCGCCCCGCTCTGCCCGGCGTTCGGCGAGGGCGAGACGGACCCCGAGAAGGCCAGGAAGCTCCTCAAGTACGAGAAGGGCGGCTTCCCGGGCCAGCGCCTCAAGCCCCCGCAGTCGTACCTGGACGCGGGTGGCATCCCGGCCCCGCCGCTGGGAGCAGCCGGATGA
- a CDS encoding NUDIX hydrolase, which translates to MTRASRTDGGTDTDGHHARDGHLGLDKAGLPAWLDPVVRVAETVEPLQLSRFLPPENGSGRQSAVLILFGDGQDGPELLLMERAGSLRSHAGQPSFPGGALDPEDGDPRTDGPLRAALREAEEETGLDPAGVQLFGVLPKLYIPVSGFVVTPVLGWWREPTPVRVVDPNETARVFTVPVADLTDPANRATAIHPRGYAGPAFLVESALVWGFTAGVIDRLLHYAGWERPWDRDKQVPLDWRS; encoded by the coding sequence ATGACACGCGCGAGCCGGACGGACGGCGGTACGGACACCGACGGGCACCACGCCCGGGACGGGCACCTGGGCCTGGACAAGGCGGGCCTGCCCGCCTGGCTGGACCCGGTGGTGCGCGTCGCGGAGACGGTCGAGCCGTTGCAGCTGAGCCGCTTCCTGCCGCCGGAGAACGGCTCGGGGCGGCAGTCGGCGGTCCTGATCCTGTTCGGCGACGGCCAGGACGGGCCCGAGCTGCTGCTCATGGAGCGTGCCGGCTCGCTCAGATCGCACGCGGGACAGCCGTCCTTCCCCGGCGGCGCCCTCGACCCGGAGGACGGCGACCCGCGGACCGACGGCCCGCTGCGGGCCGCCCTGCGCGAGGCCGAGGAGGAGACCGGCCTCGACCCCGCCGGCGTCCAGCTCTTCGGCGTGCTGCCAAAGCTGTACATCCCGGTCAGCGGCTTCGTCGTGACCCCCGTCCTGGGGTGGTGGCGGGAGCCGACGCCGGTCCGGGTGGTGGATCCGAACGAGACGGCCCGCGTCTTCACCGTGCCCGTGGCGGATCTCACGGATCCGGCCAACAGAGCCACCGCCATTCACCCTCGGGGCTACGCGGGTCCGGCATTTCTGGTCGAATCGGCCTTGGTGTGGGGTTTCACGGCCGGAGTGATCGACCGTCTGCTGCACTACGCGGGCTGGGAGCGCCCCTGGGACCGAGACAAGCAGGTCCCGCTCGACTGGCGCTCATGA